A window of candidate division KSB1 bacterium contains these coding sequences:
- a CDS encoding FeoA family protein codes for MEPNQTIKVRSIIGGWHIRQRLDQLGIYIGIQATVKQGGPFGGPVLLSMRHSTIALGRRMASHIIVELVDQT; via the coding sequence GTGGAGCCCAACCAAACGATCAAAGTAAGAAGCATTATCGGAGGTTGGCATATAAGACAGAGACTTGATCAGCTGGGTATTTATATCGGGATACAAGCCACTGTAAAACAGGGCGGTCCCTTTGGCGGTCCTGTACTTTTGTCAATGCGCCATTCCACAATCGCACTCGGACGCCGAATGGCGTCTCACATCATTGTAGAACTTGTAGATCAAACATGA